Sequence from the Ostrea edulis chromosome 8, xbOstEdul1.1, whole genome shotgun sequence genome:
TTAAGTTGAGTTAActtagatatatcgaatcgacatatgaatcaAAACGATTACtagtaatatatattatatatagctAAACATCGATTTGAAGGCTGCagcatactttgatattttattggagGTAGATTCTATTGACACACTATACGTTCAGTAACTTGCTAAAATCAAATTGTTTTTCAAgaatgattaaaatcaaaaccaTGTTTATAATCTTATTAGTGAAATGAATGTAATTCATCAACAGAGCAAAAACTGTATTTCTGTGGTTAGATCGGGATCTTTAGTGCTGTTTTACTTTTGATATTGTTAAGAATTTCCATCATGGACTTCAACGCAATTTCAAAATACGCAGAGACATGTCCGTGAGCAAATGTTGTACATCATTCAATAGAATAGTTATTTATTCAACGTGAAGCATAAATCAAGTGAAACACCCTCTCTGGAGATGAACAGATGTTCAAGTTTATTTTCAATGTTGCACACATGttgtaaagtacatgtaactacTTTATATCACTACTTGATTCTTTGTTGATTATGAATagcaaatataaatattatcaGTTAGTCATTGGCTACCGTATCACCAGATGTGTATCtacaacaaataaaatattcattctgAGCAGATTCTCAATGGAGCAATAATGTCAGTTACAAACTAAGAAAAGAGGTACCTGTTTTTACCTTCCGCGTGTATAATTTAGATTTTCACTGAGCTATTTCATgcataaatgaaatgtaaaatgGCACTAAAAATGAGATTGTAACATTTTAGAAAGGATGAACCAAAACATTTTACATGAGATGCAAAATTGCTAGATGGTATCTACACTGTAAATTACACgtttattatcattttactTCCTTCATTTAGTGTTAGTTAATTAATGGATCCGATACTCTTGAGACATTGCATTGTTGGAATAGCTACTGCTTATATTTTACTCCGGAAGAAGTAATTAGTCGAGTGTATATCCCATGTGATACTttaattttgatcccctattgcggctttaccctacccccggggatcaCGATTTGAAGATACTACAACTTGCACTACCTGGCGATTTGTAGTTATCTGTTGATATTTAGaagattttcattatatattccTATCTAAAATTGTATCCACAGTGCAGCCACACCCTAGACCTGGGGCCACAATTTGGACAGAGTTGAATATGCACAATCTGGAAATGTTTGAATATCAATATGATTCATCATACCATTGTTTTTCGTAAGAAGATTTTAAACgatttttaatatattaatcCATTTAGAACCTCAATccccacaatttgaacaaaactGGATTTACACTACTTATGACTGCTGGTATGTTACTGCACTCTTGTTATCCAGAAGATTTATAAATAGTTATCCTATATATTACCATGTATTGTATTTCCCTAATTTCCCTAGCGGTTTGAGATTTCAAATCACCAACATCTAATTTTCACTTTTTGTTAATTACATCCCCTTCAAAGGAGGCATGACCCTTCacttaaacaaacttgaatccacttCAACCAAGGATGTTGTGGCTGACATTGGCAAAGGGGTTCTAGAgagttgcttataggagtcatgagattgatcactgttggttatcttcaacTCTCATCCCGAGAACATTTTCATTCTCGAGGAGTAAACATtgtcaatgttaccctcaactacatgcaatatttgttttattatactgaatgtaaTATAAACAAGAAAGGAAGAAAGGAAGAAAACGTACATATGTTAACATTTGACCAATCACTATCATGCgatgttttgtatatcaatgtaggtattcgcgtttattacaaacactAACGGTTTCGATTAACAAGCCACAACAAACCGTACGctcataaatttgacgcatgtgatatttttataGTATCACCAGTTGTCAAGTAATATTATCCGTTGCTAGATAATATCACCCTTGGACGCATGCTTTCTATTCTCAGAGGGAAGTATGTCTTATAAATACTTCTTCACCAATCAGATTCAAgtattttacataatttcagtgtattttgtattcttcgAGCATCAAAATTACAAATAGTGGGACGACACTGAAATAATCTGTATTCATGATTCATTTGTTTATCGATgacatatatttatcaataatataGTTTATCCTACTCTGAATCAGAAAATCAAATGGCATGATTTTATGCATCTTAACACTAAAGATCCAAAATAGAAATTACATTTGAGAGAAATagagatattttgaaataatcgATCTATGGACAAACCATAAACTTTGCTAGATTTGCAAGAGTTGAATCCTGTGTAAATATCTTTCATTGACATAAATTAACGACATGTGTCGATTTTAAGATACAGCTGACACATAGTTTTCTTGTATATATAAAAGAGGGAAATTCACAAATAAATTCACATGATGAAAAATGTTTGTTCTATTCTTCATTGCTGCTACGTTCAGTGGTGCAAGGACTTCTGAAGGTACAGTATACATGCAGAGAAAGTAAGATTTGATATCTACCATGtacaaaactttgatttttttcaaatttttattttctttcctaTATTGAAGTCTTCCAAGATACTTCAACTGTTTGCTATGCTGGAGTCAAAGTATTCAACGACCCTCATTTCACAGCTCCCACGCCGTCTGCTCAAGTCTACGTAATTTCTCCCACTAATGGCGAAAACATGGTATTTAGTGTGTCTGTAACCGACAAAAATGGGTATGTTTGCATGCCTACCCCTTGTGAAGGAGAACGCAAGATCGTAGCAGAGACTAAAGATGAAAGAGCACTTGCTGTACCACAACATATGCAAAACATACCTCATCATTTTCCATACAATGTGACTGAAAATCGTGATTTAATCATTGTTGATATTAGTCAAATTCTGAACTCTAACGAAACTGGTCCGATatttgacaacaaacaaaattGTTACAATCAAAGattgcaatatttttctttccattttaaTGGTCTTTTAGGAAAACTTTCGACAAATATACTAGCGAGGAAATATGATTTCAGGACTTCTTGGTATCCAACATTTGTCAAGCAGGCATGCTTTATCAAAGTGCAAATACAGGTATGTATTTAATGAATACCGATTTATTCAATGTACGTTCAATCTACTTGAAAACAGCGTTGAtatttggtggtggtggtattTGTGCTGAGAGTGAACATTGTAAAGGAAGAGGTAAAACTAAACAAattcaatgaataaattttagTCTTCTTTCAGGCTAATTTTACATCAATTGGAATTATCGGCAAAAGCTACAACAAGAAAACAGGGTTTTGGTTTGGTACATTTATTGCACCTATAAAAGGAACCATAAAAGACAGACATCCAGCTTGTATTGAATTCAGATGTCCGGTATACGATTCTTCTAATAAAGAAATCCCTACTGCATTGTCTGCAGAGATTCTCAAAGTACAGGGAATAGGATGCACTATCATGCAAGTAtattttatgtagcaatattccattgtcacctgcatatggtgtttacatatctcaaCCGAATCGatgtgcaagagcttgttctgcttatggtcaatttttaaatcgaagcaggctgtTGACAAGCAGACTGAAGTTAatgatgcaggggttccaacagtaaGCATACCGCTTATTCTGTGGTCGTTTTAACgttttagtttgccaatataacctattattgggtcaaatgctgtctgaaatgtttcatactgattgttataccgttcttggcacactgagtcTGACTACGGATAgttccgttcacctgatcaggatatagagctcacggcgggtgtgaccgatcgacaggggatggttactcctcctaagcacctgacctcacctctggtttgtccagggatccgtgtttgcccaactatctgttttgtattgcttataggagttattatgagattgatcgctgttcgttatcttcacctttcattgatcactgtttcgtattttcatatttcatctaTCAAATTCTAAACCTCTCAGATGAGCAACACTGAAATTTAGATTGgtacattcttttttttttcaggtcTGTTTCTGACGAATTAAAGAGCAGCAACACCATCAATGCTACTGCCACTTCTTTCAGTGGTACATTCTACCCAAGAAGTAGTTATGGACCAAAGTCTGGAGTGTACATAGACAAGAAAAAGAATGCTGTCTACGGTTGTTACACTGgaaaaaatgcatttgaaagtgATTACAAAATGAATCCAGATGTTGGAATTGCGATGAAATATAAGTGCAACTAATAAGATAATATATTGTGTCTTTCGTAatgtttttatcattaaagAAAGATGCAGTCACATCTATTGTTAAGTATTTGTGGTATTAGCGTTATTGCAGTTTGCTTCAATTAAGCAACTATTTTCTGTATTACACTACATAAATTCATTCAGAGAAAGACAGAGAAAGAAACAGAGCGAGAGACGGATAGAGAGGTCAAACAAGCACTACACATTCCCAAAGAAACATTTCGAGACAGTCCGTTCCTTCCTAATAGTAAGAGGAAATATACTTAAGTAATAGAAACGGCATAATTTCCACATTAAAACTAAAACTAGGGCCTATGAATCTCTGCatgatatttctatttaaaagATTAAGCCCGATCACTCACACATATGAGATATTACACAAAGTTTGCAAGAAACTTTATATTGTTATATCATAAAGTATTTGATCTATGAAATTTGATGTCCGCATAATTTCCTCATAATGATATACTTTCGTTATTTTTCTTGTTTCCTGATATTTATGACTCGCATCAAATTGTGAATCATTGTTATCAACAAAATATGAACTACTATGACGTAGTCATTTAATCAAGTCAGTAAATAACTAAATAAATAAGTTTATGTGCTACTGCTTTTTCTTTGCATTTCCTCGTGTTAGATTACAAATGCATTATATTAATATATCTCATTTATTATATGTTATCCCGTAGGGATCCgtgttagaatagatcctcagtaccccttacttgttgTAAGGGGCGAATAAATGGAGCGATCCTTCGGGTGAGACGAAAAACAGAGGCCCCGTttaacagcaggtgtggcatgataaatatccctccctgttcaaaggctgtaagcgcataacataggcctaaattctgcagctTTTCACCGCAAATGTTGATGTCTCCATctcagtgaaatattttcgagcgGGGCGTTAAACAATCTAAAAGCAATCAAATATGATCAATGGAAATTTCCAGTAAGATATAGTACGATAGAAAATTGACACTTCATTTTACTATGAGCTTTAATACATAAGAAATTTACTCTAATCATAGATAGTATTGAACATGATGCAAGTATACAACACCTGTACAAGGTGTCAAGAataatttagaaatatgaaaattcGATACACAAATATTCTAATCCATTCTTAAATGACGCAAATATTTAAGATCGACcagaatattttttctaaaatcaatgCATGTCCATTCATGTTCATGTCAGAATAATTCAGATTCCTATGCACTGAAATTCCACTGCAGGGTTTACGTTCGGTTTCATAATAGGGCTGAGGTTTGGTGAATCTAAACCAGTCCGACAGGTCGCTTCAGCTGCATAAAAAGGAAATGTCCGGATGTATACACCCATCCCAGATCCATAATTGTCGTTTGGATCCGCTCGAAATTGAAATCCTTCACCAAGTGGACCCGGGAAACGTACGATATTTAGACCAGCAGCCACGTTtctggaagaagaaaaaaatatgtttataccatgtttttattgtgttgaAGTATATATCTGACGAAAAGCATCATAAGCTAGTGAAATCATCACGTGATATTGCAGAAGTGTCCTTCCTGGCTTAAAATCTGCACTCTTAACAAAGTTGCTACATCATTAATTGTAGTGGTTCCATCAATAAGTCTGCCAGGACAACGAAACTCGACACAGGCCGCCTTTTCCCTTCTGTTGTTTGTAGTTTCGTCCCAAATTAATGGTGCTTTGAAACGTCCGACGTATATGTTGCTGGTATGATCCATCATACTAACACCAGTTGCCTCCAGTGAATGATCTATCGACTATCAAAAACAAATtgcttttttattatttttgttgttcGTTTGTTAAACACAAACACAAGTAGACAAAATTCTCTTTGTATCACTTATTCATCGCTTATATATGACATATTCATACGTGACAAGCTGTATGAAGATGTGGTGTTACTTAcatctactttcactttcataAAGCACGTTCGTCTAAAGGGACTATTTGCAGGTTCCGTGTACCATGAATTTAATTGATTATGGATAGAATCCCCTGACAGTGAATCACGGATGCCCTCCTTCAATAGTGGtgcaaattgaaaaataaatgtagaCTCTGCGATGCATTTCGATCGTCTTTGGTAGACAAAAACAGGTCCTTCTCCATTGAGGTAATTGTTATAATCAGAATCCAGTCTTATCTGTGTTCCATTTGCAATGTTGACTGACACTGCTTGTGGAGGTAAAATATGACGATCACCAGCATAATAGGTTCTCCCTTTCTCAGCCATAAGGTAAACTTCAGAGTTGCAAAAGATTGGCAAACACAAAATCCCGTTATTGTTTGCACTGGTTACCAATGACATTCTGCCTCTGAACGGGCCGCCATTTTTCGTTTTCGTTGCTGCGGTAATTCGGACACCATATTCTGGGTTGCGAAATGTAAAGTCAGAGTATGCTTTCACTCTTACAAAGCATGCATCATCTCTTGTGACTGTGTCGCGAGAAATGACATTACGGTATTCCGTAATGCGACGATAAATCAGAGGCCTATCTGTGTTGATGTTAATGGAGCTTACAAGTCTCGTGTTTCTTACCTGTACTATATTATTCACGATTTCTGTTTGATCTATAATCGGAATAGAATCAGCAATAACCCCCTCAATATTCCCACCACTGGATCTTCTCTTCCGACTTGATCCACTCGAGGAATTATAGGACATTAAACCCCTATCAACCCACTTTCCCGTGTTTATGTCCAAACTATATAAATGCAAATTTTCTCCTGTGTTTGACAAATTGAAGGATGTCGGATCTAGCGACATTTTGATTTTTCCATTTACATATAAAGGTGAACCAGTGGTGTCTTCCACGGATAACTGAACCATACCAAATGTTTCTAAGTCGACAGCATTTCCTTCCTCGTCTGTAAATCTCAGTTCCCCATACATTTCATTTAGGTCATCCAAATTTCGGGTATCAACAAAATGGACTCTAGCATTTGCAGTTCCCTCAAAAGCATTACCGTCACCATCAATAATACTGTCCTCGGCAATTGATAGACTTGTCGTTGATGGTTGTCCTTTCTCCGTTCCAAGAGGTATATCAAAGCCAAGGCGTGTGTTAAATGTTTTTGGTTCGGGTTTTAAAGGAACATGAATATCAATAGAAGTCGTTGTACCAAATGCAACATCTATCACTCTAGTTGTATCCAAGAGTTGACCAGATCTATCATTACGCAAATTCAAAACCACACGTGAAACTTCCCCCGATATTGTGACCGAAAAATACCCTGTGGCTGAAGTAATACCCTTTAGCTCTCCATCTACCATTACCTCACCTCTGTTGAAGGGTACTCTAGAGCTGTTGCGGATACCATACGCCATTCCATTTATAATTGTTGACATTTCATTTTCGCGACATTTGCAGGAGACAACTTTTGTAATCAAATATGTAAACCCGCCATCACATTCTACTTCGATAGATTGCATTTGCGATACGTCACAGCAATGGTTCGGCCACCAATCTTCACATGTCCCGTTGTCAATTAGAGTATTGGTGATGCATTTAGTATTTGGACAATGTCCAACATCTATTACTGATTTCCTGTCTCCGTTATCATTGTAAAAACATCCATTTGGTAGATTTTCCTCTTTCGTTGTCGGTTCCGGATTACAGGTATCAACAGAAGCATCTTAAGATAGTACAAAATTATCAAGTACATTGTTTCAAAATACTATAGCGTTTAAGGTGCATATAGAAATGTTAAAGGAAAACAAATAACAGGCAATATTCCTTCACGAAGTTAAGTATTAATCTTTCAAACAAAGTCAAAACACGGGGTCCAGTTTTGTACATTATAGGAATTTTTAGATTAATGACTATTCGTTACGCACCTTTTTCATTCCTAAGATATTAGGTCAATCAAAACTTTATATTGGCAAAATGCACTGTGATCTATGATCAAAATATCACGGATGGTTCTGTATGGATTACTTTAAAGGATACAATATTGTAGGTTTCTTGAAACTAACACGCATTAGTGTTTCGAGAATTACTAATTGATAATTTATACAGCAATGCAATTGATGgaacacattttgtttaaaaGATCAAAAGATTATGATGGCACTTTATAAATCAAACCACGTAATTTTAAAAAGCAAATAGGGAATACCTTCAATTCTATATGTTTGACGAAATCATTGGAATTTggatgattgattaattgattattTTACTTCTAGTCAAATCATTTTCAgccatattgagacgtcaccagctgtaagtgaGGTGCAATGAATTTAGGGCCATAGTGCTTAAAGTGGGTTCTTTAAAGTGCCAACGCCTCATATCCGAAAAACCCGCGATTTTCGCCCCTAAATGCCGtgcacggcgggtgtgaccggtcaacaggggatgcttactcctcctaggcatctgattaCACCTGGTGTGTCTaagggtccgtatttgcccaactatctattttgtattgcttataggagttatgagattgatcactgttcgttatcttcatctttcattccCCAAAGGAACAATcacgaactcacgacctcccggttacgaaacgAACATTCTACGCGATCATTATATTTGTAACATGTCTTATGAAAATACCACAAACTGTAAAAGaatcaaaattaaacaaaacagaTTTAATGAATAAATGTAAAGAAATTAACTTTATTGAAATCTCATAATTTTTGCTTGTCATATATGTGCGCATTATACATTAATAATCAAAAGGTCAAGAGAGTGAATAGCGAACAATCTCACAGCACATATCAGTGAGTTGGGCAACCATGGACCCCAagatatgccagaggtgggatcaaatttctaggaggagtaagcatcccttgtcgaccggccacacccgtcATGGGCcgtatatcttgaccaggtaaacggaataatctgtagtcaaatccagtgtgccaaaaaacggcccaacaatcagtataaaacacgtcagacagcatttgactcaatgataggttgtatttgcaaactagattgttatcaCGACCAAAGAAGTGCGAAGTGCTGActgtaaacgagactgttgaataCCCTTTAACACCAACCTTGTCAGTAGCATGCATTGATGTAAAAATTGAATACATCATCCtttaatattgattgattgatggatgttttccgccacattcaacattttttttacttatctggtggcgcccagtttgtATTGATGGAtggagaacccagatacaatatacctgggGTGAGACCACTAACCTTCcacaagtaaactgggaaactttttcaCATTTATCGGTGCGAGcgagcgagattcgaacccacgTCGACCAGAGATGAGAGGcggtgtgattttgagcgcgatgctctaaccactcggccacggaggcccccatCCTTTAATAAGTAAAAGGCTAGCACATATACAAAGTTATGCTTCCATTTCACGAACTTAAAGTTTcaattgtttgtatattgtgttGTGGCAAAAATATCTTCCCTTTTGTGCATTTTGTGAATCACAATATAGCAAAAATCTCTCAAATATAGATTTGAAAGTTATTTTGATAATAGTGAAAACTTATCAAATTACATAAAGTGAAGATTTCGAACTTCTTTCCAAAACAATCAGCTTCAAATCTCTACATAAAAGCAATATTGTAATTTTTCTTGTGAACGTGGTAAATGAGCGCCAGATCCTGTCGCATATATGATTTAAACATGATTCAGTGTTTTAGAAACACAAGATCTATGTAGTTatttgattgatcactgttggttatcctcacctttcaacTATATATAATCGATATGCATGTGTATTTTTAATTGCATGTTTCcctaatatcaaataatattgcTTACTCGGTTGCAATCCATCCACTTATTTCGGAGATATTACTAATCAGGCATACCTCTAACGTCTAAAGTGACACGTTCTGACGAAACAGATCCGGCCTCTGTTGTAACTTTACAAAAGTATGTTCCAATGTCCGATTTTTTAACTGAGTTGAATAACAAATTGCCATCTGTTCCTCTTCCGGCTAATATGCTGTCGTCTTTAAACCTGATTTAAGTGGATAACATAGTAATATTTTGCAGAAAATGAGGTACCGCTACAAAAGATTACTTGGGCTTTTAGATATGATGTTACAGACGGAAGCACCGTGTCACGGAAAGCATTGGCAAAATGAATACCCATCACTACTATCGTTGTAAGCGCCATTTATAGATCAATTTATTGGAGTTTCGTTAAATGCTCTTTAGTGACTGAAAACTTATATAATGGGACAATAGATATACaagaaatgaattaattgtCAAGTACAATACCATTGAAAATCTTGTGGCATGGGAAATCCGTTCGCTTGGCAACAAAACGTTGCTGACAGTCCTACAAATCGGATTTTTGAGACCGGTTTTCTGGAAATCCATGGTTTTTCTGTCAAAATACATTGTACACAGAACACAGTACAGTAAGAATTAAAACTTAAAAATCTTTCATACACAATGTTAAAATGTTAGGTTTATTATAGGTAAGAACAATGATTCTTCTTTAAACAAACCTAGTtttcgtatttcaaaattaGCTTCCCAGTGCGTATTATTCAATCTCCGAGGTGTGACATTCTGTGTCGAAAAACCTCCTTTCTTTACAAACACAGAAGTGGAATTGAAACATATGTTTGATACAGTATAGCGTCCACGAACATTTGTAGTGGCAATAGGACTCCATGGGCGATAAGAGAGAAATATGTCAACTTCGGCTACTGAAAAGTTTGTTCGGTCATTCACCGTTCCAATGATGGTTGATGAAACACATTCACAAATTTCACAATTCGGACTGATATTTCCACCGTCAGGACATATTCTTGcacaatctgaaaaaaaatcgATACCTAGTGAAGATATTGGGATCATGGCATGTTTTGActagtcaacaggggatgcgtgcacccctggtgtgtc
This genomic interval carries:
- the LOC125662510 gene encoding uncharacterized protein LOC125662510, with product MFVLFFIAATFSGARTSEVFQDTSTVCYAGVKVFNDPHFTAPTPSAQVYVISPTNGENMVFSVSVTDKNGYVCMPTPCEGERKIVAETKDERALAVPQHMQNIPHHFPYNVTENRDLIIVDISQILNSNETGPIFDNKQNCYNQRLQYFSFHFNGLLGKLSTNILARKYDFRTSWYPTFVKQACFIKVQIQANFTSIGIIGKSYNKKTGFWFGTFIAPIKGTIKDRHPACIEFRCPVYDSSNKEIPTALSAEILKVQGIGCTIMSVSDELKSSNTINATATSFSGTFYPRSSYGPKSGVYIDKKKNAVYGCYTGKNAFESDYKMNPDVGIAMKYKCN
- the LOC130049249 gene encoding cartilage intermediate layer protein 1-like, whose product is MSSSVKFNSFDDRYVHTTEQPTIVAVSSDIAKKKIALIFGAIVVVGVIATVGVILGVVILKKDDNRGNPPDASINDAVDGKWTYWDSWSDCSVTCNTGTQRRTRTCTSPPPMYGGISCVGISLETRQCATWNCPDCARICPDGGNISPNCEICECVSSTIIGTVNDRTNFSVAEVDIFLSYRPWSPIATTNVRGRYTVSNICFNSTSVFVKKGGFSTQNVTPRRLNNTHWEANFEIRKLEKPWISRKPVSKIRFVGLSATFCCQANGFPMPQDFQWFKDDSILAGRGTDGNLLFNSVKKSDIGTYFCKVTTEAGSVSSERVTLDVRDASVDTCNPEPTTKEENLPNGCFYNDNGDRKSVIDVGHCPNTKCITNTLIDNGTCEDWWPNHCCDVSQMQSIEVECDGGFTYLITKVVSCKCRENEMSTIINGMAYGIRNSSRVPFNRGEVMVDGELKGITSATGYFSVTISGEVSRVVLNLRNDRSGQLLDTTRVIDVAFGTTTSIDIHVPLKPEPKTFNTRLGFDIPLGTEKGQPSTTSLSIAEDSIIDGDGNAFEGTANARVHFVDTRNLDDLNEMYGELRFTDEEGNAVDLETFGMVQLSVEDTTGSPLYVNGKIKMSLDPTSFNLSNTGENLHLYSLDINTGKWVDRGLMSYNSSSGSSRKRRSSGGNIEGVIADSIPIIDQTEIVNNIVQVRNTRLVSSININTDRPLIYRRITEYRNVISRDTVTRDDACFVRVKAYSDFTFRNPEYGVRITAATKTKNGGPFRGRMSLVTSANNNGILCLPIFCNSEVYLMAEKGRTYYAGDRHILPPQAVSVNIANGTQIRLDSDYNNYLNGEGPVFVYQRRSKCIAESTFIFQFAPLLKEGIRDSLSGDSIHNQLNSWYTEPANSPFRRTCFMKVKVDSIDHSLEATGVSMMDHTSNIYVGRFKAPLIWDETTNNRREKAACVEFRCPGRLIDGTTTINDVATLLRVQILSQEGHFCNITNVAAGLNIVRFPGPLGEGFQFRADPNDNYGSGMGVYIRTFPFYAAEATCRTGLDSPNLSPIMKPNVNPAVEFQCIGI